One part of the Eucalyptus grandis isolate ANBG69807.140 chromosome 10, ASM1654582v1, whole genome shotgun sequence genome encodes these proteins:
- the LOC120288756 gene encoding UPF0481 protein At3g47200-like — translation MDPNETNWIVHVNANLKCMPDDEQQYWKDPSIYRVPPSITDLNPKAYQPQVVSFGPYHYGDPRLSSMEEHKHRVLLHFLRYYRKSLEHFFESLREVAHKLEDSYDNLDQKWKEGTGSKFLELMITDGCFMLEIMRIATLPRSEAENNGYAPNDPIFSIHRLECIALYIRRDMLLLENQLPILVLYQLVAVANNGREDDVNELIGKFYFPREKKKFRGLGRCLHVMDVFRRGLLMEPEEVHHERENVGFEETEPIIRSATELTEAGIKFGKSKTNSLKNIFFAKGHLKLPVFTVDDTTESMFLNAMTFERLHIKAGNEVTSYVTFMDKIINNEQDVALLHTEGIIHNDFGSDKAVAKLFNSLCTEVTLPSNENLDDVQQKISKHCKKRRNKWRANLNRTYFRSPWTILSFTAAFFLFALTIMQAVYTVLRYHA, via the exons ATGGACCCGAACGAGACCAACTGGATCGTTCATGTCAACGCGAACCTCAAGTGCATGCCCGACGACGAGCAACAGTACTGGAAGGATCCGTCCATCTACAGGGTTCCCCCCTCCATCACCGACCTCAACCCCAAGGCCTACCAGCCGCAGGTTGTCTCTTTCGGCCCCTACCACTACGGCGACCCCCGCCTCAGTTCAATGGAGGAACACAAGCACCGCGTGCTCCTCCACTTCCTGAGGTACTACCGGAAGTCCCTCGAGCACTTCTTCGAGTCCCTGAGGGAGGTGGCGCATAAGCTCGAGGACAGCTACGACAATCTGGACCAGAAGTGGAAGGAAGGCACGGGGAGCAAGTTCCTGGAGCTGATGATCACGGACGGCTGCTTCATGCTTGAGATCATGAGGATCGCGACACTGCCAAGAAGTGAGGCGGAGAATAATGGCTATGCGCCCAATGACCCCATCTTCAGCATCCACAGGCTGGAATGCATAGCCCTGTATATAAGGCGGGACATGCTGCTGCTGGAGAATCAACTGCCGATTCTAGTGCTGTATCAGCTGGTTGCCGTCGCGAACAATGGCAGGGAG GATGACGTCAATGAGCTCATCGGAAAGTTCTACTTCCcccgtgaaaaaaaaaagttcaggggGTTGGGCAGATGCCTGCATGTCATGGACGTCTTCAGGAGAGGCTTGCTGATGGAACCCGAAGAGGTCCATCACGAACGGGAAAATGTGGGGTTTGAGGAGACCGAGCCGATAATCCGGTCAGCCACTGAGCTCACCGAGGCCGGGATCAAGTTCGGTAAGAGCAAGACCAACAGCCTCAAGAACATCTTCTTTGCTAAAGGGCACCTGAAGCTCCCAGTTTTCACCGTGGATGACACCACCGAGTCCATGTTCCTCAACGCCATGACGTTCGAGCGCTTGCACATCAAGGCTGGGAACGAGGTCACATCCTACGTCACCTTCATggacaaaatcatcaacaatgaGCAGGATGTCGCCCTGCTCCACACCGAAGGCATCATCCATAATGATTTCGGAAGTGACAAGGCAGTCGCCAAACTATTCAACTCTCTGTGCACGGAAGTGACGCTCCCATCCAACGAAAACCTCGATGACGTGCAACAGAAGATCAGCAAGCACTGCAAGAAGCGCCGGAACAAGTGGAGGGCTAATCTCAACCGCACCTACTTCAGGAGTCCTTGGACTATATTGTCTTTCACCGCcgccttcttcctcttcgctcTCACTATAATGCAGGCCGTGTATACCGTGCTCAGATACCATGcataa